The genomic interval agtgaaactccgtttcaaaaaaaaaaaaaagaaacattgttATGTGAGTAGAGGCAACCAGTGtatagtctaattttttttttaatcagggtaTTTGGTCAAAGGGGTATGATGTGCAGCTAATTTTAATATCCTCTTAGCATAGCATGGAAAAcctttttgaaaagaataaaatccgaGCACGCCATATCTTATAAGGTGGGTAAATGTTCTCATTTGGGGATTACGCTATAAGGTTTGAGGAAGAATTTGCACATAGTAGAGGCACAGTCAAAATCAAAACGTATTAAGGTATAAAGACTGTGGGCTCTGTGTCTACAGTTTGGTTGTCTGTAGTATTGACTGGGTTAGGATCCATACCAGATAACAGAAACTAGAAAGAGGGGAGGCTTTTAATCTGATAATCAAAACTGTGACTTACAGGTAAGCAATAAAAAGCCAAATTGTCACATATATTTGTGTAATTTAAGAAATAACCTTCATTTTATATATCCTTACTGTTTCTATAAGCACATATGTATTTGTAGTTTTCAGCTTTGTCAGAGTTTTTGGAAAATAGGATTGTTGTattgatattttgtatatttacatcttttaaggaaaatgagtgtGTGATCCATCAtagaaacttgaaaataaaaagtaaaaacaaaaaatttgaatGTTTCAAATTAACCAACACATATGCCACAGATTTCCTTTAGTATGCAAATTGTGACATtaaaatattgatgtaaaaatatttaaaggaccTTAAGTGCAAAAAGTAATAAAGGGCTTTAGGTTTAATGTGTATccataagaattaaaaatattggtGTAGTGTTAATTAGTCATGGCATTATTATGGTTTTTTTTGAGAGTACATCAGCATAAGAGTTATCACTGCTTGGTACTTTGAATGGAGGAgagcttacaatttttttttttttttaaatatgtttagctGCAGGAAGAGTTTGAAAGTCTCAGTGTCCTTAAATCTGTACTTAttattatcttgtttttttaattaaacactGGTaacttttctttctgaatttgtCCTCTCGTACTTGTAAGCACCAAATCCTTTATTCAGTCTTTGAGTAGTTCTGGTGACTGATCACCTTATTTATGTTAGTCTGTCATATAGCCTAGGGAAATGAGGTCTTTGCATATTCTGTTTTGAAATGGTCTTTAGCATGCATAGGTGTGTGTAATTTAGTGAGTAGGTGCGTATACTCATAATGTGCTTAGTATCTTTAATTTAGCTAATAAGCCAAAGGACTGAAGCTTTCCTTGCACTGTGTTGTTTTCTGACAAAGTACTTCTGATAAAGCTGAGCTACATTTAAGTGAAAGTCAGTATCATTATTTAATGTCAGCTATTGCATGTTTTACAAatacctttaaaatgtttttcaaaattagtGAAGTTGGAGGATGTATaacctgtctttttttcttccttagtggACTCCAGAAGGAAGACGCTTGGTCACTGGAGCTTCTAGTGGGGAGTTTACCTTGTGGAATGGACTCACTTTCAATTTTGAAACAATATTACAGGTAATGATAATCACCAGATGGTATCATCATCCTTTGGTACTGTAAAGAACTTGAGATATAGTCACTTCATTGGCATTGTTAAACTTAGAATTAGACAAATTATTACCTCGAGTCAGTATATGCTCTTGTAAGCCTTTAGTCATATATTCTTTGAAGCAGCACCTTACTAattaatgttttctgttttcacaGGCTCACGACAGCCCAGTGAGGGCCATGACGTGGTCACATAATGACATGTGGATGTTGACAGCAGACCACGGAGGATATGTGAAATATTGGCAGTCGAACATGAACAACGTCAAGATGTTCCAGGCACATAAGGAGGCGATTAGAGAGGCCAGGTTTATACACAATATACCATTTTCTGTAGTCCCTATTGTCATGGTTAAATTATTCTCTAAGTGTATTCTGGGTGCAGAGATGCATGGGCTCTGTCAGTTTCTGGGAAACTTTCTGCACCCTATAAacacaatatttttctttgttttcacacATTCACCATTTTGCTGGCACCTTTCTGAAGTAGTGTTGTCCCGGTATCAGCCTTTGCAATATGTTAGAGATGTACTGTCTGCCGCATTTTGCACtggttttctcttttcatttatgaTTAATAATGTGTATAcgttattcctttttattatctACTGTGTAAGACAAGAATATTTCATTCCAAATAAAGAATTCAGTCTTTAATTATGCAACTGAATAAAATCTAAAGCCTACAGAAAACAACTTCAGAATTCACACAAAGTGGAAAAAGGCTTAAGTGAAGACCTGGTTGGCTTGGTTATGCCACGACTTCCAAAGGAAAGTATAGGACTAAAACCCTCACAGATAACTGGATGTGGCAAACATTAACGGAGTAATGAATGGGTTCTTCAAGCTTTGCAGCTGTAAGCAGATCATTGTCAAGAAGACTCTAGGACTTTTCTTCTGATTCACTGTTGATAACATCACTTATGCAAATGTATACAATAAGtgga from Pongo abelii isolate AG06213 chromosome 11, NHGRI_mPonAbe1-v2.0_pri, whole genome shotgun sequence carries:
- the WDR33 gene encoding pre-mRNA 3' end processing protein WDR33 isoform X3, which gives rise to MATEIGSPPRFFHMPRFQHQAPRQLFYKRPDFAQQQAMQQLTFDGKRMRKAVNRKTIDYNPSVIKYLENRIWQRDQRDMRAIQPDAGYYNDLVPPIGMLNNPMNAVTTKFVRTSTNKVKCPVFVVRWTPEGRRLVTGASSGEFTLWNGLTFNFETILQAHDSPVRAMTWSHNDMWMLTADHGGYVKYWQSNMNNVKMFQAHKEAIREARFIHNIPFSVVPIVMVKLFSKCILGAEMHGLCQFLGNFLHPINTIFFFVFTHSPFCWHLSEVVLSRYQPLQYVRDVLSAAFCTGFLFSFMINNVYTLFLFIIYCVRQEYFIPNKEFSL